From the Chlamydiota bacterium genome, the window GCTCAGATTTTAAAGGGGAGAAAAGTTTCAAAAGGCGTTCAGGTTTTGATTGTACCGGGCTCTGAAAAAGTACGTCATCAAGCTGAACGTGAAGGTTTGCACGAAATTTTTAAGGCCGCCGGTTGTGAATGGCGGTTTGCAGGTTGCAGCATGTGTTTGGGCATGAACCCAGATCAGTTAAAACCAGGTGAAAGATCAGCCTCAACCTCGAACCGCAACTTTGAAGGCCGTCAGGGTAAGGGTGGGCGGACCCATTTGGTGAGCCCTGAAATGGCTGCAGCCGCTGCTGTTGAAGGGCATTTTGTAGACATTAGGAGCTGGAAATAAAAATCAAAATGACAATGCAGAATTCGAAATGTTCACTATGCAATAGCATCAGAAAATTTTTAAGTTTTAGTTTGTCATTTTGATTTTTGAATTTTGATTTTTGATATATTTTTTTGCTTCTGACGCAAGGGGTTTTTTTTATGAAATCATTTAAAGACCATCAAGGTTTAATCGCTACACTGGATCGAGCCAATGTTGATACGGATCAGATCATTCCAAAACAATTCTTGAAAAAAATCACGCGGACTGGTTTTGGAGAGCATTTATTTCAAGATTGGCGTTATTTATTTGATGGAAAGCCAGATCCAAAGTTTGAATTGAATCAGGATTGCTTTAAGGGGGCGACTATTTTGGTTGCCCGAAATAATTTTGGTTGTGGATCCAGTCGGGAGCATGCGGTGTGGGCCATAGAGCAATATGGTTTTCGGGTGGTGATTGCACCTAATCTAAAGAGGGGAGAATCGATTATTCCTGGATTTGCAGATATTTTTAGGAGTAACAGTCTTAAAAATGGACTCCTTACCCTTGAACTTCAAGAACCTGAAGTAGAAGAAATTTTTCACTGGGTTTCCCGCTTTAAAGGACTGCAAGCACGGGTTGAATTAGAACATCAGCGTGTGACACTTCTTCTTCCCGAAGAAATTTCTTTTCACTTCGAAATCGACTCTGCCATTAAGCATCGCCTCATTCATGGATTGGATGAGATTGGGATTACGCTTCAACATGTGAATGACATCACTCGTTTTGAAGAGAGTCATGACGCTCAGATGGTTGCTTTTAAAATGAAGTCAAAAGGCCCTTGATTGAAAAATCAATGATTTGGAGGGCAGGTTCCTGAAAAACTCCCAGAAAAAGGATGCCGACCATCGAAATCAAAATAGCGATACGGGCCGGTAAACTGATCGTAATCGGCGTTGTGCTTTGAGGTTCGTCCATATACATTTTTTTCACAATCATTAAATAGTAATAAAGAGAGATCACCACGTTCGCAGCTCCAAGGAAGGCAAGCCAGGTCAGTCCTCCTTTTACAGCGGAGCTGATGAGTAAAAATTTTCCGAAGAATCCGGATAAGGGAGGGACTCCAGCTAAACTCATTAAAGCGATCAGCATGGCCGCTGCAAGGAAGGGAGAACGTTTAGAGAGACCTGTATAATCAGAAATTTCGTCATTGGGATGAACGTTAGAAAAAGTCACGATGATTAAAAAAATGCCTAAATTTGTAAAAAGATAAGACAAAAGATAATAAAGAACGCCACTGAGTCCCAAAGAAGAACCGGCGGCCAAGCCCATGAGTAAATAACCTGCATGACCGATACTGGAATATCCAAGAAATCTTTTGATGTTTTTTTGCGGGATGGCTCCGAGGTTCCCATAAAGAAGGGTCATGGCCGAAAAGAGACTTAAGACTAATATCCACGGGGCTCTCAATTGAGGGAACGCACTAAAAAGTAAACGAACGAGCACCACAAATCCGGCAGCCTTTGATCCCACGGATAAAAATGCACTGACCGGTGTGGGAGATCCTTCATAAACATCGGGGACCCAAAGTTGAAATGGAACAGCTGCAA encodes:
- the leuD gene encoding 3-isopropylmalate dehydratase small subunit → MKSFKDHQGLIATLDRANVDTDQIIPKQFLKKITRTGFGEHLFQDWRYLFDGKPDPKFELNQDCFKGATILVARNNFGCGSSREHAVWAIEQYGFRVVIAPNLKRGESIIPGFADIFRSNSLKNGLLTLELQEPEVEEIFHWVSRFKGLQARVELEHQRVTLLLPEEISFHFEIDSAIKHRLIHGLDEIGITLQHVNDITRFEESHDAQMVAFKMKSKGP
- a CDS encoding NADH-quinone oxidoreductase subunit N, with product MSPFISLFQSFNIELISIATLIVLFFIDIFSKKERIGTWSIVFTFILFLFHIFNWGKGTTLYPELYVNDALAYFFKAFFILTSLFVLIMSRDYAHNLERGQGEFFLLILMATLGMIFLSSSVDFLVLFVSLELVTISFFIMSTYLRTDAKSIEAGLKYLILAALSSGFLLYGISFIYGVTGSTHFSEIVQYVAQHPMNEKILLLGFLMILAGIGFKIAAVPFQLWVPDVYEGSPTPVSAFLSVGSKAAGFVVLVRLLFSAFPQLRAPWILVLSLFSAMTLLYGNLGAIPQKNIKRFLGYSSIGHAGYLLMGLAAGSSLGLSGVLYYLLSYLFTNLGIFLIIVTFSNVHPNDEISDYTGLSKRSPFLAAAMLIALMSLAGVPPLSGFFGKFLLISSAVKGGLTWLAFLGAANVVISLYYYLMIVKKMYMDEPQSTTPITISLPARIAILISMVGILFLGVFQEPALQIIDFSIKGLLTSF